A genome region from Syntrophomonadaceae bacterium includes the following:
- a CDS encoding 3-isopropylmalate dehydratase large subunit, with product MHALEKILARNAGKDTVVTGEILIAKVDFAEVNDLYLQAIYSFYEMGGKKVWDKDKLCFVFDHYAPAPTIKSAQIHKEMRQFVQEQNLSYHFDINTGVCHQVMPEAGVVWPGMILVATDSHTTTHGAFGAFGTGVGATDLAVVMISGELWFRVPEIIKVEINGTLQRGVLAKDVILHILGQLGADAAVNKAIEFCGTYVEGLDVADRMVICNMAVEMGAETAYMIPNEKVLAYVKGRTGREYVLDKTDPDFHYAESFVFDINELTPQVALPHSVDNVISIQEAPQVKVDQAFIGACTGGRVEDLKAAADILRGKKIHPHTRLIVIPASNEVFLEANKLGLVENLISAGATFSTPGCGPCLGAHEGVLASGEVCVTASNRNFPGRMGSTGASIYLASPATAAAAALTGKLVDPRSLGEVI from the coding sequence ATGCATGCCCTGGAAAAAATCTTAGCCCGTAATGCCGGGAAAGATACAGTGGTAACAGGTGAAATACTGATAGCCAAGGTGGATTTTGCTGAAGTAAATGATCTTTACCTCCAGGCTATTTATTCATTTTATGAAATGGGCGGCAAGAAGGTTTGGGATAAGGATAAATTGTGTTTTGTCTTTGATCACTATGCTCCAGCCCCTACCATTAAATCAGCCCAAATTCATAAGGAAATGCGCCAATTCGTACAGGAGCAGAATTTATCTTATCATTTCGATATCAATACCGGTGTATGTCACCAAGTGATGCCGGAAGCAGGCGTAGTCTGGCCGGGCATGATTCTTGTTGCTACTGACTCCCACACCACTACACATGGGGCCTTTGGAGCCTTCGGTACGGGGGTAGGGGCTACGGATTTGGCTGTTGTTATGATTTCTGGAGAGCTCTGGTTTAGGGTACCGGAGATTATTAAGGTGGAGATAAACGGTACTCTTCAACGGGGAGTTTTAGCCAAGGACGTTATTCTTCATATCTTAGGGCAACTAGGCGCCGATGCAGCAGTTAATAAGGCCATTGAATTCTGTGGCACCTATGTGGAGGGCTTAGATGTAGCAGACCGGATGGTTATCTGCAATATGGCTGTGGAAATGGGCGCTGAAACTGCTTACATGATACCCAACGAAAAGGTTCTGGCATACGTCAAAGGACGCACAGGCAGAGAATATGTGCTAGATAAAACTGATCCGGACTTTCATTATGCCGAAAGCTTTGTTTTCGATATAAACGAACTAACACCTCAGGTAGCTCTCCCCCACAGTGTGGATAATGTAATTTCCATTCAGGAAGCACCCCAGGTTAAGGTTGATCAGGCTTTTATTGGCGCCTGTACAGGGGGAAGAGTAGAGGATCTAAAGGCCGCTGCCGACATTCTGCGGGGCAAAAAGATCCACCCTCATACCCGTCTTATAGTTATCCCTGCTTCGAATGAGGTGTTCCTGGAAGCTAACAAGCTAGGGCTAGTGGAAAACCTAATTTCGGCCGGAGCTACTTTCTCGACTCCAGGCTGCGGTCCTTGTCTAGGGGCACACGAGGGCGTTCTGGCTTCCGGTGAGGTTTGTGTTACAGCTTCTAACCGTAATTTCCCTGGTCGAATGGGCAGTACGGGAGCCTCGATTTATTTGGCCTCCCCGGCTACTGCGGCAGCTGCGGCACTCACGGGGAAACTAGTTGATCCGAGAAGCCTGGGGGAGGTGATATAG
- a CDS encoding 3-isopropylmalate dehydratase small subunit has translation MEKISGKAFVFGNNIDTDQIFPGRYLELVDPKEIAAHCLEGADPTLTQRLVSGDIIIAGRNFGCGSSREHAVITLVHAKVGAVIAESFARIFYRNALNLGLAVLVCPGVREKVNEGDKLEVNLLEGKVTNLTSGATIKGEKLSEFALKILASGGIKPLYRKITAEMHKEE, from the coding sequence ATGGAGAAAATAAGTGGGAAGGCCTTTGTTTTTGGTAATAATATCGATACGGATCAGATATTTCCTGGACGCTATCTGGAACTAGTGGATCCTAAAGAAATAGCCGCCCATTGTTTGGAAGGAGCCGATCCTACCTTAACCCAGCGACTTGTATCCGGTGATATTATTATAGCCGGCAGGAACTTTGGCTGTGGTTCCAGCAGGGAACACGCTGTTATTACCCTGGTCCATGCTAAAGTGGGAGCGGTAATTGCTGAATCATTCGCTCGAATCTTTTATCGCAATGCCCTTAATCTTGGCCTAGCTGTACTGGTCTGTCCCGGGGTACGGGAAAAAGTCAATGAGGGGGATAAACTTGAAGTAAATCTGCTGGAGGGGAAAGTTACAAACTTAACTTCAGGGGCAACTATAAAAGGAGAGAAGCTATCGGAATTTGCCCTGAAAATACTCGCTAGCGGGGGCATTAAGCCCCTTTATAGGAAAATAACGGCGGAAATGCACAAAGAGGAATAA
- a CDS encoding NAD(P)H-dependent oxidoreductase subunit E, with protein MTANPQQVQPLSKVEKLNAIVARHGGKVSNLVAMLQDIQGEYRYLPEETLAYVANALDIPPSVVFGVGTFYSQFTLEPRGRYVIKVCDGTACHVRGSEKLNYAIREAAGLSPTATGPETTADLKFTVERVACVGACGLAPVVMVNDKEVYGNLTPGEATQLMLRLAAEDALVPSTKPESPAAEIHQAVLTKPSLPEKLAGRADLDRAAALHQAEIEAQKIRLLVCMETACIASGAKEVYAALSQALDARGLKARLGLLPDHVDGQPVHPKPMPAFAHHRPQPAASGEAGLIKAGCHGYCQLAPMVVLEPGRIVYARVKPEDANEIVTETVLGGRIIPRLLYQGPNQELLPIESQIPFYAHQEKIAMSTCGRLDSEDIREYLAFGGYQALARALFDMNPEQAVAEIRASGLRGRGGGGFPTGVKWDACRQAPGDKKYIVCNADEGDPGAFMDRSLLEGDPHRVLEGIALAAYAVGADEAYVYLRAEYPLAVSRTYHAIQEAKDWGLLGENILGSNFSLNIRLKEGAGAFVCGEETALLASIEGQRGMPRPRPPFPAVSGLWGKPTVINNVETLALVPYIIKEGAAAFRQYGTPTSPGTKTFALAGQVARTGLVEVPMGTPLRRVVFDIGGGMRREYPFKAVQIGGPSGGCLTTEHLELPLDYESLKGVGAMVGSGGLVVMDEGTCMVEIARFFMNFIQEESCGKCIPCREGSKKMLEILERITTGQGKPQDLGDLERLASVVANASLCGLGKTAPNPVLSTLRYFREEYRQHIEEKCCPAGVCEELLDYVILLDKCTGCGVCVKACRVNAIRGERKQPHTIEIAYCIKCGACAEKCKFQAITRSSKMKEVV; from the coding sequence ATGACTGCTAACCCACAACAAGTACAGCCCTTGAGCAAGGTCGAAAAATTAAACGCCATTGTTGCCCGCCACGGGGGCAAGGTATCAAACCTGGTAGCAATGCTCCAGGATATCCAAGGGGAGTACCGGTACCTGCCGGAAGAGACCCTGGCTTATGTGGCCAACGCCCTGGATATTCCTCCCTCGGTCGTCTTTGGTGTAGGAACTTTTTATTCCCAGTTTACCCTAGAACCCCGGGGCCGCTACGTGATCAAAGTATGTGACGGCACTGCCTGTCATGTCCGGGGTTCAGAAAAATTGAACTACGCTATCCGGGAAGCCGCGGGGCTTTCCCCTACCGCCACAGGCCCTGAGACCACCGCTGACCTTAAGTTTACCGTGGAAAGAGTGGCCTGTGTCGGCGCCTGCGGCCTGGCGCCGGTAGTGATGGTCAACGACAAGGAGGTATACGGCAACCTCACTCCGGGAGAAGCCACCCAGCTGATGCTCCGGCTGGCAGCGGAAGATGCGCTGGTTCCTTCGACCAAACCAGAGTCGCCGGCAGCAGAAATACATCAGGCGGTTCTTACTAAACCCTCTCTTCCTGAGAAATTAGCCGGGCGGGCGGATCTGGACCGGGCGGCCGCTTTGCATCAAGCTGAAATAGAGGCCCAAAAGATTCGCCTATTAGTTTGCATGGAGACCGCCTGCATTGCCAGTGGAGCTAAGGAGGTATATGCCGCCCTGAGCCAGGCTCTGGACGCCCGGGGTCTTAAAGCCCGTTTAGGCCTCTTGCCTGACCATGTGGATGGACAGCCTGTTCACCCAAAACCAATGCCGGCCTTTGCCCATCACCGGCCCCAACCGGCCGCAAGTGGAGAGGCAGGGCTCATCAAGGCTGGCTGCCATGGGTATTGCCAGCTGGCACCCATGGTGGTGCTGGAGCCGGGGCGCATCGTCTATGCCCGGGTCAAGCCGGAGGATGCTAATGAAATTGTTACGGAGACTGTCCTCGGGGGACGGATTATTCCCCGGCTCTTGTACCAGGGGCCAAACCAGGAGCTTTTGCCTATAGAATCTCAGATCCCTTTTTATGCCCATCAAGAAAAGATTGCCATGTCCACCTGCGGCCGCCTGGACAGCGAGGATATCCGGGAATACCTGGCCTTTGGCGGCTACCAGGCCCTGGCCCGGGCTCTTTTTGACATGAATCCGGAACAGGCAGTGGCGGAGATCAGGGCCTCCGGCTTAAGAGGGCGCGGGGGCGGCGGATTTCCGACCGGCGTGAAATGGGACGCCTGCCGCCAGGCCCCGGGAGACAAGAAATACATCGTTTGCAACGCAGATGAGGGAGACCCGGGCGCCTTTATGGACAGAAGCCTTCTCGAAGGTGACCCGCACCGGGTATTGGAGGGCATCGCCCTGGCTGCCTATGCGGTGGGTGCTGATGAGGCCTATGTTTATCTCCGGGCGGAATATCCCCTGGCCGTCAGCCGCACCTACCATGCCATCCAGGAAGCGAAGGACTGGGGCTTACTAGGCGAGAACATCCTCGGCAGCAATTTTTCCCTCAATATTCGCCTGAAGGAAGGAGCCGGTGCCTTTGTCTGCGGTGAAGAGACAGCCCTCCTTGCTTCCATCGAAGGCCAGCGGGGCATGCCCCGTCCCCGGCCTCCCTTCCCGGCTGTTTCCGGTCTCTGGGGCAAACCGACGGTGATCAATAACGTGGAGACCCTGGCACTTGTACCTTATATTATTAAAGAAGGCGCTGCGGCTTTCCGCCAGTACGGCACCCCCACTAGCCCAGGGACCAAAACCTTTGCCCTGGCCGGCCAGGTAGCCCGCACCGGCCTGGTAGAAGTGCCAATGGGGACACCATTGCGCCGGGTGGTGTTTGATATCGGCGGAGGAATGCGCCGGGAATATCCTTTTAAAGCTGTCCAGATCGGCGGCCCTTCCGGGGGATGCCTGACAACGGAACATCTGGAACTGCCGCTTGATTACGAATCCTTAAAAGGAGTAGGGGCCATGGTCGGCTCCGGCGGGCTGGTGGTAATGGATGAGGGCACCTGCATGGTGGAGATTGCCCGCTTTTTCATGAACTTTATCCAGGAGGAATCTTGCGGCAAGTGTATCCCTTGCCGGGAAGGCTCGAAAAAAATGCTCGAAATCCTGGAGAGAATTACTACCGGTCAGGGCAAGCCCCAGGACCTGGGAGATCTGGAACGTCTGGCCTCCGTAGTAGCCAATGCCTCCCTGTGCGGCCTGGGCAAAACGGCCCCCAACCCGGTTTTAAGCACCCTGCGCTACTTCCGGGAAGAATACCGCCAGCACATCGAAGAGAAGTGCTGTCCGGCGGGAGTTTGTGAAGAACTCTTAGATTATGTGATCCTCCTGGATAAATGTACCGGATGTGGTGTTTGTGTCAAGGCCTGCCGGGTAAACGCCATCCGGGGCGAACGAAAACAACCCCACACCATCGAGATCGCCTATTGCATTAAATGCGGCGCCTGTGCCGAAAAATGCAAGTTCCAGGCTATTACCAGAAGCAGCAAGATGAAGGAGGTAGTCTGA
- a CDS encoding DUF2294 family protein codes for MEATLGALKKNIMRIYNAVNQEMFETGVKRLRVDVIGTRIIILADHQRLAGLAALDSTNRFVTRLADVALLDENKRRLKATIEAQYPNIKIKTVLKDYDPFTEIAGTIIVTEQPLDEIFS; via the coding sequence ATGGAAGCAACCCTTGGTGCTCTCAAAAAAAATATCATGCGGATCTACAATGCTGTTAACCAGGAAATGTTTGAAACAGGGGTTAAGCGGTTGCGGGTCGATGTGATTGGCACCAGGATTATCATCCTGGCTGACCACCAGCGGCTGGCAGGCTTGGCTGCCCTTGATTCAACAAACCGTTTCGTCACCCGTCTGGCGGATGTAGCCTTGCTTGATGAGAATAAACGCAGGCTTAAGGCCACTATTGAAGCCCAATACCCCAATATTAAGATTAAAACGGTATTAAAAGATTATGATCCTTTTACTGAAATAGCTGGAACTATTATCGTGACTGAACAACCCCTTGATGAGATTTTTAGCTAG
- a CDS encoding TetR family transcriptional regulator, whose amino-acid sequence MRKNTRAEVREKILSAGKKVFSEKGYAEATISEIASLANVSPATIYIYFSGKKELFDTLNLPELESLRPEYEKKRNEILSAALILFGEKGFEGTTMDEIAKEIGFTKAALYQYFTSKEELFSSVLHESQLNMNAKRIKLSKAGANWEDVVKGIGRSYLAMGNQPERTSILRSVIRDSGKFPEIGSLYYNQGLAQACSDIAAYLEKLRDTGSIKDVNLKLAALVYLGSLLSYNILFKVISGIDKEFTEKEMLDLATEIFLNGLKK is encoded by the coding sequence ATGCGTAAGAATACAAGAGCTGAGGTAAGAGAAAAAATTCTGTCTGCCGGGAAAAAAGTGTTTTCGGAAAAGGGGTATGCTGAAGCAACAATTTCTGAAATTGCGTCATTGGCTAATGTTTCCCCGGCCACAATCTATATTTATTTTTCCGGCAAAAAGGAACTCTTTGACACCCTTAATCTTCCTGAATTAGAGTCTCTCAGACCGGAATATGAAAAAAAACGCAATGAAATTCTAAGCGCAGCATTGATACTATTTGGTGAAAAAGGCTTTGAAGGAACAACAATGGATGAGATAGCTAAAGAAATCGGCTTCACCAAGGCTGCATTATATCAATATTTCACCAGCAAAGAAGAGCTTTTCTCTTCGGTGTTACACGAAAGCCAGTTGAATATGAATGCAAAAAGAATAAAGCTTAGCAAAGCTGGTGCTAATTGGGAAGATGTTGTTAAGGGTATAGGCAGAAGCTATCTGGCCATGGGGAACCAACCTGAACGCACCTCTATTTTACGCTCAGTTATTCGTGATTCCGGTAAATTTCCGGAAATAGGCTCTCTTTATTATAACCAGGGGTTGGCGCAAGCTTGCTCGGACATTGCTGCGTACTTGGAAAAACTCAGGGATACAGGCAGTATTAAAGACGTTAATCTAAAGCTGGCGGCATTAGTATATTTAGGTTCGCTTTTGTCCTACAATATTCTTTTTAAAGTCATTAGTGGTATTGACAAAGAGTTTACGGAAAAAGAGATGCTTGATCTGGCAACAGAGATTTTTTTGAACGGATTGAAAAAATAG
- a CDS encoding [FeFe] hydrogenase, group A translates to MALGKISLNGREVSYYPGESLLETARREGIDIPSFCYHSELSVYGACRLCLVEVAGRGLMASCSTKPENGMQVVTDNPKLLQMRRTILELLLANHKLDCPTCPKGTACRLQELCQRMGLREARYGQRQEELALDASGPAVVRDPNKCILCGDCVRMCREVQGLGVLDFAFRGSRTVVLPAFGKNLVEVDCVHCGQCASVCPTAAITVRSEVDRVWEALQDPDAFVVAQLAPAVRVSLGEEFGLPPGEDGTGLLVAALKRLGFDRVYDTVFSADLTTLEETHEFKERLGHGGPFPHLTSCCPAWVKYTEQYFPDYLPNISTCKSPQQMLGTLVKELPKTDLGAGKKKVVMVSLMPCTAKKFEAQRPEHAGQAGPDVDVVLSTIEAAQLVRQGGIVFAELEPEACDNPLGMTTGAGVIFGASGGVTEAVLRLALEEAGLPQPPGFTFKELASEDRVKTADISLGDLTLKVAIVSGLKAAGELLKAVREGKAYYHLIEVMACPGGCVGGGGQPYPGEGTRGLRKKGLYRIDRSMQLRIASHNPFVKEMYQRYLGKPGSEQAHHLLHTTYSPRRRMPGSTVHPILEAKAGALEVSVCVGTGCFLRGAHGVLENLLQEIRQANLDRQVSISATFCLEHCDQGVSLRIGDQLVTGVTPAGVKDLIENRLRPQLKTI, encoded by the coding sequence ATAGCTTTGGGAAAAATAAGCCTTAACGGGCGGGAGGTTTCCTATTACCCTGGTGAAAGCCTCTTGGAAACTGCCCGCCGGGAAGGCATCGATATCCCGTCTTTTTGTTATCACTCTGAATTAAGCGTTTATGGGGCTTGCCGCCTCTGCCTGGTAGAAGTGGCAGGCCGGGGGCTGATGGCTTCCTGCTCTACCAAACCGGAAAACGGGATGCAGGTGGTTACAGACAACCCCAAGTTATTGCAGATGCGCCGGACTATTTTAGAACTGCTCCTCGCTAACCACAAACTGGACTGCCCTACCTGCCCCAAAGGTACGGCCTGCCGATTGCAAGAGCTCTGCCAGCGTATGGGCCTAAGGGAGGCCCGCTATGGCCAGCGGCAGGAAGAGCTGGCTTTGGATGCTTCCGGTCCTGCTGTGGTGCGGGATCCCAATAAATGCATCCTCTGCGGGGATTGTGTGCGCATGTGCCGGGAAGTTCAGGGGCTGGGAGTTTTGGACTTTGCTTTCCGGGGCTCCCGGACAGTAGTCTTGCCGGCTTTTGGGAAGAACCTGGTCGAAGTGGACTGCGTCCACTGCGGCCAGTGTGCCTCCGTGTGCCCCACCGCCGCCATCACCGTTCGCTCGGAGGTGGACCGGGTTTGGGAGGCCCTCCAGGACCCGGATGCCTTTGTGGTAGCTCAGTTGGCTCCTGCTGTACGGGTTTCCCTCGGGGAAGAGTTTGGCCTCCCGCCCGGGGAAGACGGCACCGGCCTCTTGGTGGCCGCCTTAAAAAGATTGGGCTTTGACCGGGTCTATGATACGGTCTTTTCCGCAGATTTAACCACATTGGAAGAGACCCATGAGTTTAAAGAAAGGCTGGGCCATGGGGGTCCGTTTCCCCATTTAACCTCCTGCTGTCCGGCCTGGGTCAAGTATACGGAGCAGTACTTTCCCGATTATCTCCCCAATATTTCTACCTGCAAATCTCCCCAGCAGATGCTGGGAACCCTGGTGAAAGAACTGCCGAAAACTGACTTGGGAGCAGGAAAAAAGAAGGTCGTGATGGTCTCTTTGATGCCTTGTACGGCTAAAAAGTTTGAGGCCCAGCGCCCGGAGCACGCCGGCCAGGCAGGTCCCGACGTGGATGTGGTCTTATCAACAATAGAAGCAGCTCAACTGGTCCGGCAGGGAGGCATTGTTTTCGCCGAATTGGAGCCGGAAGCCTGCGATAATCCCCTGGGCATGACCACCGGGGCCGGGGTAATCTTCGGCGCCAGCGGCGGAGTAACCGAAGCAGTCCTGCGGCTGGCCCTGGAAGAGGCCGGCCTGCCTCAGCCCCCTGGTTTTACCTTTAAAGAGTTAGCCTCAGAAGACCGGGTGAAAACTGCCGATATTTCCTTGGGGGACCTCACCCTCAAAGTAGCCATTGTCAGCGGCTTGAAGGCGGCAGGGGAGCTGTTGAAGGCAGTGCGCGAAGGAAAGGCCTACTACCATTTGATTGAAGTAATGGCCTGTCCCGGCGGCTGTGTGGGCGGCGGCGGCCAGCCCTATCCGGGTGAAGGAACCCGGGGCCTCAGAAAAAAAGGGCTCTACCGCATCGACCGCTCCATGCAGCTTAGGATTGCTTCCCATAACCCCTTTGTCAAAGAGATGTATCAGCGCTACCTGGGTAAACCCGGCAGCGAACAAGCCCACCACTTGCTGCATACTACCTACAGTCCCCGGCGGAGGATGCCTGGCAGCACTGTCCACCCCATTCTGGAGGCCAAGGCTGGAGCACTGGAAGTCTCAGTATGTGTAGGAACCGGCTGTTTCCTGCGCGGGGCCCACGGGGTTTTGGAAAACCTGCTCCAGGAAATCCGGCAGGCCAATCTGGACCGGCAGGTAAGTATCAGCGCTACCTTCTGCCTGGAGCACTGCGACCAGGGAGTGTCTCTCCGGATTGGCGACCAGCTGGTTACCGGGGTTACCCCGGCAGGAGTGAAGGACCTGATCGAAAACCGGTTGCGACCCCAATTAAAGACCATTTAA
- a CDS encoding Nif3-like dinuclear metal center hexameric protein: MLVKTTVGDVVNALNRITGGRVITDVGHLAAGKNPFVVVKSSNIPGKEIMETPGLVFGDPVKPVRRLAVAMTLTESAIELAGGTGVDAIVVHHPVADAASSGGVPLKSYLSLYNLAVFELHEAFHGLHPGIPYIHGHLPFRVEVAYGGVPGNVVFFGKVLPEINTVEDIMHRLENFMGCAQEQELLIKEQEIRDCWDIKEAITVNGPLLLNGETKNPVRTVIHITPHGGLTPAQLERAARECPEADTVICSISRVRGDSPLVDKAKELGLNFVVGNTHALEILENGMPLAYAIQSLMPEVEVVLFRERVTSIPLYRAGTRTIRDYAQEIADRYLLAGK, from the coding sequence ATGCTGGTAAAGACGACTGTTGGGGATGTTGTAAACGCATTGAACCGGATTACCGGCGGGCGTGTAATCACAGATGTGGGGCATCTGGCTGCCGGGAAGAATCCTTTTGTGGTAGTTAAGTCTTCCAATATTCCGGGGAAAGAAATAATGGAAACTCCCGGACTGGTTTTTGGTGATCCGGTAAAGCCGGTGCGCAGATTGGCTGTGGCTATGACCCTTACAGAATCTGCAATTGAACTGGCAGGGGGCACCGGGGTTGATGCCATTGTAGTGCATCACCCTGTTGCGGATGCCGCCAGTTCAGGCGGTGTACCATTAAAGTCCTATCTTTCTCTTTACAACCTGGCGGTGTTCGAATTGCATGAGGCGTTTCACGGGCTGCACCCGGGAATTCCCTATATCCATGGCCATCTGCCCTTCAGGGTTGAGGTTGCCTACGGAGGGGTGCCGGGGAATGTGGTTTTCTTCGGCAAGGTTTTGCCGGAGATCAATACGGTAGAAGATATCATGCACCGTCTGGAAAACTTTATGGGCTGTGCCCAGGAACAGGAATTGCTGATTAAGGAACAGGAAATCCGGGATTGCTGGGATATAAAGGAAGCAATTACCGTCAACGGACCTCTTCTTTTAAACGGCGAGACTAAAAACCCAGTCAGGACCGTCATTCATATTACTCCGCACGGGGGCCTTACTCCTGCTCAGTTGGAACGGGCCGCCAGGGAATGCCCAGAAGCAGATACGGTTATCTGCAGCATCAGCCGGGTGCGCGGGGACAGTCCGCTGGTCGATAAGGCGAAAGAATTAGGGCTTAACTTCGTTGTTGGCAATACTCATGCCCTTGAAATCCTGGAAAACGGCATGCCTTTGGCCTATGCCATCCAATCGCTGATGCCAGAAGTGGAAGTAGTGCTATTTCGGGAGCGGGTTACCAGCATTCCGCTGTATAGAGCCGGAACCAGGACTATTCGGGACTATGCCCAGGAGATTGCCGACAGATACCTGTTGGCTGGAAAATAA
- a CDS encoding NAD(P)H-dependent oxidoreductase subunit E, which produces MVGVTASRQGPVSPRQFKKVTEILDRFNGDPTRLIAILQAVQEEYRYLPEPVLSYLATNLGLSRAKVFGVATFYAHFSLAAKGKYVIRICDGTACHVKHSQHLIDLLQKKLQLNEQKPTTDDYLFTMETVACLGACGLAPVVVINDQVYSQVTPEELNQIIDQIKIKEGQQI; this is translated from the coding sequence ATGGTTGGTGTGACTGCCTCCCGCCAGGGCCCGGTAAGCCCCCGGCAATTTAAAAAAGTAACTGAAATCCTTGATCGCTTTAATGGGGATCCGACACGGCTGATTGCTATCCTGCAAGCTGTTCAGGAGGAATACCGGTATCTGCCAGAACCGGTCTTAAGTTATTTGGCCACTAATTTAGGTCTCTCCAGAGCCAAGGTCTTTGGAGTGGCAACTTTTTATGCCCATTTTTCCCTTGCCGCCAAGGGCAAGTACGTTATCCGCATCTGTGACGGGACCGCTTGCCATGTCAAGCACAGCCAACATTTAATTGACTTGCTGCAAAAAAAGCTGCAGCTAAATGAGCAAAAACCCACCACTGACGATTACCTTTTTACTATGGAAACAGTTGCCTGTTTGGGAGCCTGCGGCTTAGCACCGGTAGTGGTAATTAATGACCAGGTTTATAGCCAGGTGACGCCGGAAGAATTGAATCAGATTATCGATCAAATCAAGATCAAGGAGGGGCAGCAAATCTAG